The genomic segment AATCGGCGCTGGAGCCGCCGACTTATGGCGATGCGGGCTACATGGCAAAATACTGCGACGCCGGATGGTCCACCTTTACCGGCGTCATGAGCGCCGTCTACGCCAAGACGGGCTTCGTCGCCAACCGGCACTCCCTGGACGGCCGGCACGGATACATGAGGATTATGGGCGGCGAGGGCGTCAACGAGGACATGCTCACGCACGGCCTCGCCCGAGACCAGGAGCATTGGTGCGTGTCCGACTCGGCCCTGAAGACCCACCCGTGCTGCAAGTACGTACACACGCCGCTGCACCTGTTCCTCGAACTCGTCGAGGAGAACGGGCTCCGCGTCGAGGACATCGAGAGGGTGACCGTGCACCTGCGCCCGTCGCACGCGATGGGCTTTGCGGACCAGACCGTGCAGGTCATGCAAGGGATCCCCTGCACGCACAACATCCCCTACAACCTGGCCATGGCGGCGTTCGGGATGACGCCGACCCACGAATGGCATGCCGAGGGCAATGCGGACGACCCGAAGGTGCGGGCGTTCATGCGGAAGGTGTTCACGCAACCCTCGGGCGAGGCGCCCCGGACGGGCGTGGAGGACATTCGGGCCTGCGGCTTCCCCAAGAGGATCTTCTCCCAGGTGGATGTCCAGTGTGCCGGGAAGGCCTTCAGCAAGAGCGCGGACCGGGTCAAGGGAGACCCCTGGTGGGAGGAAACGAAGTTCACCGACCGGGACCGCTTCGACAAGCTCACGCGGTGCGCCGCCGGGACTCTGGGCAGGGAGCGGACCGAGGCCGTGTGGGAGTGTATCATGGGTCTCGAAGACACCGCCGACGTCGCGGCGCTCGCCGAACTGCTCAGGCCGTGAGCACGACGCAGCGCAGGGCGTCGTGGAAGAGGCCGCGCAATGCGCGGAGAGACGAGCGGTCCACAACTACCGGAGGATCTCAATGACTGCCGCCTCGCAGCTTCAGGTCGTCCCCCCGGACCCCAAGGTCCACCTGCCCTGCCATCTTGACGCGGCGTGTAGATGGGGCGTTCTGGGCTTTGCCGGGAGGTCGGGCCATGGCAGGTAAGGTCGCTGTGATCGGTGCTGGGAGCGCGTTTGTCGCCGGCATCCTGAACACGCTCGCCGAGCGTGCCGATGAGATGGCCGGGTGGTCCGTCGTGCTGGA from the Candidatus Brocadiaceae bacterium genome contains:
- a CDS encoding MmgE/PrpD family protein produces the protein MTTEPAGAWERLNPGMFDETPGTVGRHTRDVAAFVSRVDYDDLPAGVVTDTKHLILDTISCALTGRDVASARITREVSNYLGGGAQASVIGTRDRTSPPLAAMVNAKMANAIDLDDCFMNIAHFAPQATMAPLALGESLHRSGREVIVAVAAGYEVAARIALAANFWKVTGQLVYGGGSERLVFGANVFGAAAAAVKALGLDEQAAATALGVCGYFAPSLIRSSESALEPPTYGDAGYMAKYCDAGWSTFTGVMSAVYAKTGFVANRHSLDGRHGYMRIMGGEGVNEDMLTHGLARDQEHWCVSDSALKTHPCCKYVHTPLHLFLELVEENGLRVEDIERVTVHLRPSHAMGFADQTVQVMQGIPCTHNIPYNLAMAAFGMTPTHEWHAEGNADDPKVRAFMRKVFTQPSGEAPRTGVEDIRACGFPKRIFSQVDVQCAGKAFSKSADRVKGDPWWEETKFTDRDRFDKLTRCAAGTLGRERTEAVWECIMGLEDTADVAALAELLRP